ATGTCCGAACCGCCCGCTGCGATGAACACCAGCTCCAGCACCATGAGCCGGTCGTTGGTCACCGGGTCGATGGCGATCTCACCGGTCTGACGGTCCTTCACCTTGACTTCGGGCAGCTTGGTGACGAGGAGCGTCGCGGACGAGACGTCTACGGGGATGACACGCATTTCGTGAACCTCACCTGGTTGGCGACGCCTTGTCAGCGTCGCATCGAATTGAGTACCCCCCTAGACAGTGCAGGGAGTGGCCCACCTCAGCCGTCTAGAGGGGTTGACGGAGACGATAGCCCGACGGAGTGTCAACTGTCTAGGGGGGTATACGTGCGAGTCTCGATACCCGAGGACCCCTCGGGACGGCGTTTCGGTCGCGCGCCACCCCAGGAGAGCCAGGTCCGCTATTGGGACCAACCGCCCGCGCCGATGCGCCGAAATGCTCTCGGCTTTCCCCAGGATGAACCTATGCAGCCGCCAGGTGGTGACCAGGAATCTTCCCCGCTCGACGACGTCCAGGCCAGAGTCGGCAAGCGCCTCGACGATGTCGCCAAGATCCTTGCTGGCGCCCTGGTCACCGTGGCCGGCGTCATGACTGCACTGGGGTTGACGAGCGATGTCGTGTTCGTCGCGCTCAACAACGAGTGGTGGCCCATCTACGTGGCCGCTCTCAGTGCCATTGTCGCCATCGTCTGCAGCATCGTCGTTCAACTCTCCTGACAGCGAGAGGCAGACAGGGGCCGGGCTTGAGACGTCGTTTCCTTTCGCCTCCTCAACTCCCGTTCAGTAACTGGTGGTCGAACGCTGCCGCGCCCTGCCCGACAACCGCTGGTTCGCGGCAGCCGCCCTCGCACTCATCCTCCCCAAAAGCCCCCCGTCACCTCCCATCCCCTTCCGGTAACCTGCTGATCCGCGCCGGGGTTCCGTACATCCACCGATGAGACAGCCGCCCGGTGGCGCGGACGGCGGCCGTCAGAGGTATGTAGTGCGTAGCACAACGGGGAAGATTCTCACGCTGGCCACCATGGCGGCACTGGCGCTCGGCGTCAGCGTCTCGCCGGCCTCCGCGGCGACGACGGACAAGACGATCCGCAAGGTCAACGGCGTCTACGGGACGAGCGGCGAGTACTGGTACACCAACGGCAAGTCCTGGCGTGCCCTGAACTCGGTCGGCGCCCACAAGTCCGACATCACGGGCACGAGGAAGCCGACGCTGTACGCCCGCTTCCTCTACAAGAAGCCCGGCGGCACGTACAAGGCCGCCAGTGGCTGGAAGAAGGCCAACGTCTACAAGATCCGCGGCAAATGGGAGGCCCACGCCGGCTGGGGCAAGAACGGCTCCCACACGGGCGCGAAGTACCCCAAGAACACGCTGATCTGCACCCAGTTCAAGGGCAGCACCGTGAAGACCTGCGCCCCCCTGAAGTAACGACTCACCAGTGACCGGCCGGAGGCGGCACACCGCACCGCCTCCGGCACGGCCTCTCCGTAGGCGGAACACCTCTCGCTGGGAGCCGCTCTGAAGTCGGCTCCCAGGTGGCTCCCAAAGCCCGGCACGGAGATGTCGACGTCCCTGCTCCGTGTGACAGGTCGTCCACCAGGAGGTCGAGCGTCACCTCTTCATGGAGCGCGACGCCGAGGGCGGTCATGGCGTGGGCGCTCGCAGCCAGACTGAGGGCATCCCTCAACTGGCGCTCGACGGCCTGCTGGTCAACGCGCGGGGCGACTGAACAAGTCAGCTCACCGTGTGCTCTCAGACCTTAATAAGACGCCAAGGGCGGTTACGGCAGCACCCAATGCAGAGCGGTCGCGTCGTCGTGCGACTTGCCCCTTGGCCAACGCCGCCCCTCAGGGTCGCCGGCCTCGAGCTCTCGAACGCGGCGGAGCAGCTCGCTCGGGCCGGACGAGGTGAGTACATCCAACGTCTCTTGCCACGTGTCGACTCCGAAGCAGTCGACGGGCCGCGTTGCGCCGTCGCTCATCAGCGTCACGGACGTCAGCGGCTCCAGTGGCACGGACCCGGTGAGGGCGTGTTCAGCAGCTTGTGGGTCGGGGCCGGCGATCCAGAAGCCGCCCGGCCGGTTACGCAGCTTCGTCAGGGCGTCGCGGTAATCGGCCAGGGCGGAAGCGTGCTCGGGTGTGCCGGTGGGAAGTGCGTCGAGCGGGCCGCGAAGTCGCTTGCCGACGTCGTCCAGGCGCCGATCGGTGAGGGCAGCCGTCTTGCTGTCCCGGTCAGCGAGGAGAAGGGTCGAGTCACCCAGTACGAGGTATTCCAATGCCCCCGCGTCAGCCCGGATGGCGACGACCGTACTGGTAGGGCTGGCCGGATACGACAGGTCGCAACTGTCCTCGTGCAGTGACCGGACAACGCGGAGCGAATCGGCCAGGCACTCGGCGAGCGGTCGGGCGGGGTGCGCGGTGACCGCGCTCAGCAGCAGCCCGCCCAACGTCGAGGAGAACCAGGCGATTCCGTGCGTGCATCCGGTCTCGGCCCCGGCGACGCCGGCCCCGTCCAGGAGAACGGCCGCCCTGACAGCGGCGGCCGCGAAGTCCTCGTTCGCCTGGCCGGGTTCGGCAGGCAGTGAGGCGAGGGCGACATTCACGCCGTCGACTCCTCGTCGTGCCGGTAGAGCGGGGTGAGTAGTTCTACGGACTGCGGTTCGTCCGTCTCAGGGTCGTACTCGACGCTCACGAGCGTGGAGAAGTGGTGCTCTCCCACCTGGCCCCAGAGCGTGTTCAGATCGGAGGCGAGCAGCTGGACGACGCCGAGGGAGCCCGCGGTATGGATACCAGCGATCGCGAGTACGGAGCCGTTTCCGTCCGGGCGGGGCAGCCGGCCGAGGTATCCGACGTCATGCGGACGGTGCGGGTCGGTGTCCGCTCCCGCGCGGTAGGCCGTTCCGGTACGTCGGTCCAGCAGCGCCCACGGCTCGTCTTCGGGGTGTTCCCAGCTGAGTACGGGATCCTGCGCGTAGAGGTCGCTCATGGTCTGGGACATCCCCGGCCCGCAGACGACGACCAGGCCGTCACGGTTGAGGTCAACCTCGCCGCTCACCAGCACATGGCCGGAGCTGACGTCGAGCCCGTACGACTTGGCCAGCTCTTCCAGCCGCCTGCCGGAGTTCACGTCCGCCATGGCCACGACCGGGCGCTTCTTCTCGTCGTCCCACCGCAGCGGCGTCACGACCGTGACGGCGCCCGCACCGAGGAACGCACCCTCGGGAGCCGGGCCCGTGTGACGGATCTGGTGAATACGCCCGCGGCTCAGGCCGGCCTTCTCGGCGATCTGCGCGTAGGACAACCCCTGCGAGTGGAGGTCCTGAACGACACGACGGCGGAGCCGGGCGAGTTCGGTCACCTCCTGCTGCGCGTCGGCCAACCGCGTCGTGACCTCACGCAGGAGCAGGTACGGATCATCCATCGCCATGATCCGCTGCAACTCGTCCGACATGACCACACCTCCTAGAAGTAACCAGGAGTCTAGGGCCCTAGACGGAATGGGCGGGAGTCGCCTGCCCGAATGAGCTCCGATCACGTAGAAGCCGGCCCGACGCCCAGGCACTCCCCGAGGGCTCACCCCCCACTGCCCGGAAGGCCACCGCACATCACCGCCGGAAAGCCGCCCATCACGAGCCGGTCCGCACCAGCTCGGCCCAGACGCAGCGCGCACCCGAGGGCCGGTCCTTCACACCCCAGTTCTTGGCGCAGGCCGCAATCAGCATCAGCCCGCGTCCGTCCTCTTCCACGTGCCTGGTCACGCTGCGAACCATGGGTTCCTCGTCGCCGCCCTGGTCGACGACCTCGATGCGGACCAGGTCATCCGTGAAGTGGACGAGCACGAGGAACCATCCTCGGTACCAGCCGCTCCGTGTGTGCTTGACGGCGTTGGCCGCCAGCTCGCCGACGACCAGGACGGCGTCGTCGACCAGCAGTGCGGTCTCGTCCTCCAGCAACGCGGCGACGAAGTGACGGGCCTGGGCAACCTGCCAGGTCAGGCCGGGGAACATCCGGCACCAGCTTTTGGGCATGAGAAACACTCCTCCTCGTCTAGGGGGCTAGACGACACGGTGAGCAGAGTATTCCCATGCATGACCAGCAGGCCAGGCATCCTGAGGAATTATTCCTCTATCGGGTGGTGGAGTCCTCCAACTCCTGAAACTCCCGCATCACACGAACCAGGAGCTCGCGCGCCTCGCGGCCGAAGATCGCCGCCTCTTCGAAGCGCCGGAAGGTCTCCTCGTACGCGGCAACTTCGTCGGAGTCGTCGACGACCCTCTCACCGCGGAAGGCTTCCACCACGACCGCCCTCTGGTCGCACAAGGTGAACCCGTGTCTGGGCATGACGGGCACCGCACGACGCCACGGGATCAACCCAAGGCGCACAGTGCTCAGACTCTCGACAGCCAGCAGCCGGTCGAACTGGGCGAGCATGAGCGAGGGATCCCCCGGCCAGGTACGCAACACCGCTTCGGTCAGCACGAACACCGATTCCCGGCCCGGCTCGTACAAGAGGCTCTGCCGCTCGACACGAGCAGCGACAGCGCGACCGACGGCTTCCGGCGTCGAGTTCGGCGCACTCGCGAAGACATGCCTGGCGTACTCGGCGCTCTGGAGCATGGCCGGCAGAACGACGCACTGGAACGAACGGACCAGCCGGGCAGACCGCACCGCGTCGTCGAGGACAGTCCCAGCGGGAACCTCCTCGTTGGTCTCGACCGTGCCAGGCGCAGCTTCCACGGCTACCAAGAGCTCGCGCACTTCGCGAGTCGCCGACTCATCGAGATCGAGAGCGAGCAACAACCGCCCCAGGACGTCGAGGCTGGGGACCATGCGTCCGTTCTCCACCTTGGACACGGTCGGTTGCCCCACGCCCGCACGCTGCGCCAGAACAGCACCCGTCAGACCGGCCTCTGTGCGAAGCCCTCGAAGACGTGCCCCAAGCGCCTTCATCAGCTCCCGTCGCTCACTCCCCATACCGAGGGTTCTACACCACGGGACGACGAGAGCCGGATCCGCAAGCGATGACGGTCACGACCAAGCGCCCGGGTCATGATTCAAAGTTTCTCTACTGGTTCAAGGGCCCGCGCAAGCGCGGGCCGCGCGCCGCCTCTGCGGCGCGGCCTGCCTCCTGTCTGCGCCCCGGCTGGCCGCGCCCGGCGGCGCGCTGCGTGCATGCGGGCAAGAGTGGGAGATCATCCGCGGGCACAAGATGGTGCCTCCGGCGGGGGATCGGCCGGCACCGGGATGGAGGGAGCGCCGTCGCGGACTGCGGGCCTGTAGTGGCGTGCGTGGGGCTCCCATCCCGTCCGCCGTCGACCCAGCCAGAGCCGAGCAGACGCGGCCCATGGCGTCCAGGTCGTTCGTGCAGTGGCGCGCTCCACCTGGACGCCATGAACCACGCCTGCTCCACGGTGTGTGGGTCGACGGCGGACGGGATGGGAGCTGGGGAGGGCTGAGGTAGTCAGAAGCCACCAAACTTCCGGATTTCCGAGCTTACCCACCACTACAATCACCGCTATGCAGCTACTGACAAGAATGCGCGTGACTACCGCTCGCCTTTCAAAGCCCTTCAAAGCTAGGCGAACGCGAGACGCAGGGCGACACGCACCGAAAATGCCGAGCTTCCCGCTAACCCTTTTCTTGACTTTCGCCGCTGCCACAATAACCGCCTGGTTCATATTTGTGGGGCTAGCAGAGCTAACGGGTTCGCACATTGGAGTCATTCCCAACTCAAACTCCAAACTTCCGAAGGAAAGGCTTTTCGACCTCACAAGGAGTACCGTTACGGCAGCTGGTCTGCTGGCAGGAGTTTTTGCGATTGTTTACGCTTACAGGAAACAGCGAATAGAAGAAGCAGCCAGTGTTCGCGCAGATTCAGAGACCCTAGGCGGTCGGTATCAGACGGCTGCCGAGCAACTGGGCCACGAGAGAGCGGCAGTTAGACTGGCCGGAGTTTACGCCCTCTCAAGGTTGGCGGATGACGATAGCTCCCAGCGAGAGACCATCTGTCGTCTACTCTGCGCCTACTTGCGAATCCCGTACGATCCCAGCAAGCCACAGCCTGGAGAGCGAGAAGTAAGACTGACCGTCGTGAAGGTGATATCTGAGCACCTTCAAGATCCATCGCATGTGGAGACCTGGTGCGGCTTCGATCTTGACTTCAGTGGCGCAAAGTTCGATGGTGGATCTTTTGCGGGCGCTCACTTCACGTCCGGTGTCGTGAACTTCTCCGCCTGTGAATTCGCCAGCGGAACCTTCTCTTTCGACGGTGCAAAATTTTCAGGAGCCGACGTTAACTTCGGGAGCGGAGAGGATGTTCCAGCGATTTTCACAGGAGCACAGGTACTCTTCACCGGCGCCCATTTTCAGGGCGGCATCATTTCATTCATTTTCTCTGAATTTAGGGCCGGTGAAATCGCTTTCGGGGCGGCCTTCTTCGGTGGAAGTAGAGTCTCCTTCGGTAGCTGCGTTCTTGGGGACGCGGACCTCTCCTTCGGTGGGCCCATATGGCTTGGATCAAAGTTCGCCGGAGGTAGCGTGACCTTCTCTGGGGCCGAGCTCCAAGCTGGAATATTGAGCTTCATGGGGGCGGACTTCTGTGGTTCCGAAATCAGATTTGATGTGACATTGACGGGTTCCCTCGTACTGTTCGACGAGGCAGATTTCATTTCCGGCTCAATTCTCATGGATGAGGCGGAGATAAAAGGCGGATCATTCTCTTTCGAGGGAAGTCACTCTCCGGAAAAGTTGATTAACCCTTGGCCTATTCCAAAGGCGACGAAAACCCCAAAGACGAAGAAGGTGGTTAGGAAGAAAACGTCGTCTCGAAGGGCGAATGTCAAGAAGAAGGCAACAGAGTCGGGCAAGGTACCCGCTAGTGGCGACGCTGGTGAATAGCCCCCGGCTGTCAACCGGGGCACCTCCCGCCGAACCCAGCTGCTCTGTCGTCTGACATCCATAGTCAACATCAACGGGAACGAACGATAGTGGCGTCGGCCGGCCTCGGGCGCCCGTACAGCCGTCGAAGCGGCTTGGCACTTAACGTCATAGATCGAACTCTCAAGCGGTGCTCACACACGAGCCTCCTCCCGGGCCGTCCCTGGTCGGGTTCACCGCCGCCGGCACACCGAGCTGCTGCCGCTTCCGAGCCTGTCCCGAGCCCTGCGGCACGAGCACCACATCGTCCGCCTGGCCGTCGTCCACGGCCGTCCGCTCCACCGGCAACAACCGGGCCGGGACCACGGGCAGAGGAGCAGCAGGGGCGAAAGCGGCCGGACCGGAACCGAGCAAGCGACGTGCAGTCATGAGGCAGAGTCTCCCGCCATCTGAACACCCCTCCGCACGCCCTGCGGTTGGGGTACGGCGATGTCGGCTGTTGTTCGGAAAACCGAGGCGGTCCACCAGCCCGCGCTGCCATGATCAGCGCATGCTCATATCACCCCGTCCGGGCGCAGATCGGCTCAACATTCGCAAGGTCCTCGGCGGCGTGCACGCCACGGCGCAGAACCTCCAAGGGCACTACGACAACGCCTTCGAGGGGCTGATGGCGTACCTGGAGTGGGCCACCGATTCAGCCCGGCTGCTGCGCTCCCAGGTCAGTGACAGGGACCTCGAACAGCTCGTGTTCACCCCCCGGTACAAGGTGCTGCTGGCCAGCTGCGGCACGCTCGCCGGCCCCGCCCAGACCCGTCTGGTGAACGGACTGGTGCAACTTGAAGTGGTCGAACGCATCGAAGCCTTCGCGGCGGCTGTGGACGCGCTGGACATGCAGATCAGCCGGTGGAACATGCGGGAGGCCTTCGTCGTTGCCGACTCCAGCTTCTACATCCAGAACGACGTGAAGCTGGCCGACGTCGACCTGCACGCGATCCTCGACGTACAGCCCTGGGAGTTCGTCCGCCTGCTGTTCCCGATCGTGGTGGTCGACGAACTGGACGACCTCAAGGACACCAGCAAGCAGCGGGGCCGCTGGCGTGCAGCCCACACGCTCGGTCGCCTCGACGAGGTCCTCGACGGCCACACGCACGGGTTCCTGCACGAGGGCGTGTACACCCCCAAGGACGGCGAGACCCGCGGCAGGGTCAACGTAGAGATCGTCCTCGATCCCCCCGGCCACGTGCGCCTAGACCGTAACGATGACGAGATCATCGACCGAACCGTGGCCATTCAAGGCCTGGCCGGCCGCGACGTCCGCTTCCTGACGTGCGACACGAGCCAGCACACCCGGGCCCGAACCGCCGGACTGAAGGTCATCAAGGTGGCGACGAAGGACCCCGGGCCCGAACCGGACTGGTCGGCCCAGGACAAGCCCGGCACCGGCACGCGCGCGCAGCGGCGCGCCCGACAGGCCGAAGGCGAGCCTCCAACGACCGGCTGAGGCCTGGACAGGCGAGGGGCCCAGCAACGCCTCACGGCGGGCCGGGCCCCACATGTTCTCGCCGACAGCGACCCGGTGCGCTGGATCGGCGACGGCCGGCTGCGGATCGACCGGGCTGACATCAACGCTGACGGACGGGGGCAGACAGTGACCGTCCCCTGCGGCTAGGGTCGCAGGCCGGTGACCCTGCTCACCTGCGTGTCCTTCACCGTTATGAGAATGGGCCGATGTCATCGAATCGGCCCCTGAGACGTAGCACTGACATCCCCAACTCTGGCGGGCCCGCAGCGGTGCCGCCGCACCACAAGCGCACCAGATCGAGCGGGGAACAGCGGGGAACCTCGGTGAAAGCAGCCCAGCCGAACAAGGCCACGGTCCACCCGTTTACCCAGGTCAGCGCCTGCACGAGCCGTGAATGATCGCAGCTTCCCAAGCTGAGAGCGCGAGTTCGATTCTCGTCACCCGCTCCATGATGAAACCCCAGGTCAGTGACCTGGGGTTTGTTTGTTGTCTAGTCCAATGTGGGGGTTGTGTGCCCTCTGCGTGCCCCAAGTCGGGGTCGAGCGGCCATCCCCAGGGCCTCCGGGCATCACTGTGCGCCACTCGGCCCTCGCTCGTCTCAAATGGCGAGACGCATTTCATGTGACCCGCGCCGCAAGGAGAGCTGGGGGACGGTGAGCAGGAGACGCTATGTGGCCAGAGGGGTGCCGGGCGGCTACCGCATCTGGGACAACCGAGGCCGTCGATGGTGGGGCGATCTCTACGAGTTGTGCCCCGACGACCTCTTGGCCGAGCTCAATGGTCAGGCGGACCCAGCTCGGATCACCGCGCTGATGAAGCGCTACCGGGCACAGAAGCGATAGGCACCACCTGCGAAGTCGCTTACGCAAAGCAGCAGTTCATGATGGACTGACGAACAGGTAGCGGCTGTCAAGCACGGGGCTGCACGCCGAGGTCGCCGAGCAGGCCGCGGATGCGGTGCTCGATCTCGTCGCGGATGGGGCGTACGGCGTCGACACCCTGCCCTGCGGGGTCGTCCAACTTCCAGTCCAGGTACGTCTTGCCGGGGAAGACGGGACACGTGTCGCCGCAGCCCATGGTGATCACGACGTCCGA
This Streptomyces sp. NBC_00377 DNA region includes the following protein-coding sequences:
- a CDS encoding integrase, with product MNVALASLPAEPGQANEDFAAAAVRAAVLLDGAGVAGAETGCTHGIAWFSSTLGGLLLSAVTAHPARPLAECLADSLRVVRSLHEDSCDLSYPASPTSTVVAIRADAGALEYLVLGDSTLLLADRDSKTAALTDRRLDDVGKRLRGPLDALPTGTPEHASALADYRDALTKLRNRPGGFWIAGPDPQAAEHALTGSVPLEPLTSVTLMSDGATRPVDCFGVDTWQETLDVLTSSGPSELLRRVRELEAGDPEGRRWPRGKSHDDATALHWVLP
- a CDS encoding sigma factor-like helix-turn-helix DNA-binding protein → MSDELQRIMAMDDPYLLLREVTTRLADAQQEVTELARLRRRVVQDLHSQGLSYAQIAEKAGLSRGRIHQIRHTGPAPEGAFLGAGAVTVVTPLRWDDEKKRPVVAMADVNSGRRLEELAKSYGLDVSSGHVLVSGEVDLNRDGLVVVCGPGMSQTMSDLYAQDPVLSWEHPEDEPWALLDRRTGTAYRAGADTDPHRPHDVGYLGRLPRPDGNGSVLAIAGIHTAGSLGVVQLLASDLNTLWGQVGEHHFSTLVSVEYDPETDEPQSVELLTPLYRHDEESTA
- a CDS encoding ATP-binding protein is translated as MPKSWCRMFPGLTWQVAQARHFVAALLEDETALLVDDAVLVVGELAANAVKHTRSGWYRGWFLVLVHFTDDLVRIEVVDQGGDEEPMVRSVTRHVEEDGRGLMLIAACAKNWGVKDRPSGARCVWAELVRTGS
- a CDS encoding helix-turn-helix domain-containing protein, whose protein sequence is MGSERRELMKALGARLRGLRTEAGLTGAVLAQRAGVGQPTVSKVENGRMVPSLDVLGRLLLALDLDESATREVRELLVAVEAAPGTVETNEEVPAGTVLDDAVRSARLVRSFQCVVLPAMLQSAEYARHVFASAPNSTPEAVGRAVAARVERQSLLYEPGRESVFVLTEAVLRTWPGDPSLMLAQFDRLLAVESLSTVRLGLIPWRRAVPVMPRHGFTLCDQRAVVVEAFRGERVVDDSDEVAAYEETFRRFEEAAIFGREARELLVRVMREFQELEDSTTR
- a CDS encoding pentapeptide repeat-containing protein, whose amino-acid sequence is MPSFPLTLFLTFAAATITAWFIFVGLAELTGSHIGVIPNSNSKLPKERLFDLTRSTVTAAGLLAGVFAIVYAYRKQRIEEAASVRADSETLGGRYQTAAEQLGHERAAVRLAGVYALSRLADDDSSQRETICRLLCAYLRIPYDPSKPQPGEREVRLTVVKVISEHLQDPSHVETWCGFDLDFSGAKFDGGSFAGAHFTSGVVNFSACEFASGTFSFDGAKFSGADVNFGSGEDVPAIFTGAQVLFTGAHFQGGIISFIFSEFRAGEIAFGAAFFGGSRVSFGSCVLGDADLSFGGPIWLGSKFAGGSVTFSGAELQAGILSFMGADFCGSEIRFDVTLTGSLVLFDEADFISGSILMDEAEIKGGSFSFEGSHSPEKLINPWPIPKATKTPKTKKVVRKKTSSRRANVKKKATESGKVPASGDAGE
- a CDS encoding PIN domain-containing protein: MLISPRPGADRLNIRKVLGGVHATAQNLQGHYDNAFEGLMAYLEWATDSARLLRSQVSDRDLEQLVFTPRYKVLLASCGTLAGPAQTRLVNGLVQLEVVERIEAFAAAVDALDMQISRWNMREAFVVADSSFYIQNDVKLADVDLHAILDVQPWEFVRLLFPIVVVDELDDLKDTSKQRGRWRAAHTLGRLDEVLDGHTHGFLHEGVYTPKDGETRGRVNVEIVLDPPGHVRLDRNDDEIIDRTVAIQGLAGRDVRFLTCDTSQHTRARTAGLKVIKVATKDPGPEPDWSAQDKPGTGTRAQRRARQAEGEPPTTG